A window from Cryobacterium sp. PAMC25264 encodes these proteins:
- a CDS encoding acyl-CoA carboxylase subunit beta has translation MTENSTGPDLYTTAGKLADLKQRYHEAVTASGDAAIEKQHAKGKMTARERVAELLDEGSFVELDEFVRHRTVAFGMEKKRPYGDAVVTGTGTIHGRQVAVYSQDFTIFGGSLGEVAGEKIIKVMDLALKTGVPIIGILDSGGARIQEGVVALGKYGEIFRRNTAASGVIPQISIICGPAAGGAVYSPALTDFVIMVDKTSQMFVTGPDVIKTVTGEDVGMEELGGALTHNSISGVAHYLASDESDALDYARTLLSFLPDNNLAELPVFDSEVELETTDADLKLNTLIPDSPNQPYDVKTVIEHIVDHGDFLETQPLFAPNIVVGFARIEGRSVGIVANQPNSMAGTLNIPAGEKAARFVRFCDAFSIPILTLVDVPGFLPGTDQEWTGIIRRGAKLLYAYAEATVPLITVILRKAYGGAYIVMGSKQLGADINLAWPTAEIAVMGGQGAVNILYRAEIKKAEAANEDVAAVRSRLANEYTYNVASPFLAAERGELDGVIEPAATRVSVVKALRALRTKRASLPAKKHGNIPL, from the coding sequence GTGACTGAGAACTCGACCGGACCAGACCTGTACACGACGGCTGGGAAACTTGCCGACCTCAAGCAGCGCTATCACGAGGCCGTGACGGCGAGCGGCGACGCGGCCATTGAAAAGCAGCACGCCAAGGGCAAGATGACCGCCCGCGAGCGGGTGGCCGAGCTGCTTGACGAAGGCTCGTTCGTCGAGCTGGACGAGTTCGTGCGGCACCGTACCGTGGCCTTCGGCATGGAGAAGAAGCGTCCGTACGGTGACGCCGTCGTCACCGGTACCGGTACCATCCACGGCCGCCAGGTGGCCGTGTACTCCCAGGACTTCACAATCTTCGGCGGGTCGCTCGGCGAGGTCGCCGGCGAGAAGATCATCAAGGTCATGGACCTGGCCCTTAAGACCGGCGTGCCCATCATCGGCATCCTCGACTCCGGCGGAGCGCGCATCCAGGAGGGTGTGGTGGCCCTGGGCAAGTACGGCGAGATCTTCCGCCGCAACACCGCAGCCTCCGGCGTGATCCCGCAGATCTCCATCATCTGCGGCCCCGCCGCCGGCGGCGCCGTGTACTCCCCCGCCCTGACGGACTTCGTGATCATGGTCGACAAGACCAGCCAGATGTTCGTCACCGGCCCCGACGTGATCAAGACCGTCACCGGCGAAGACGTGGGCATGGAGGAGCTCGGCGGTGCCCTCACCCACAACTCGATCTCCGGTGTGGCGCACTACCTGGCCAGCGACGAGTCCGACGCCCTGGACTACGCACGCACGCTGCTCAGCTTCCTGCCGGACAACAACCTGGCCGAACTGCCCGTTTTCGACAGCGAGGTCGAGCTCGAGACCACGGATGCCGACCTCAAGCTCAACACGCTGATCCCCGATTCTCCCAACCAGCCCTACGACGTGAAGACCGTCATCGAGCACATCGTCGACCACGGCGACTTCCTCGAGACGCAGCCGCTGTTCGCGCCGAACATCGTGGTCGGCTTCGCCCGCATCGAGGGCCGCAGCGTCGGTATCGTCGCCAACCAGCCGAACTCCATGGCCGGCACCCTGAACATCCCCGCCGGCGAGAAGGCCGCCCGGTTCGTGCGGTTTTGCGACGCGTTCTCGATCCCGATCCTCACCCTCGTCGACGTGCCCGGCTTCCTGCCCGGCACCGACCAGGAGTGGACCGGCATCATCCGCCGCGGCGCGAAGCTTCTCTACGCCTACGCCGAGGCCACAGTGCCGCTGATCACCGTGATTCTGCGCAAGGCCTACGGCGGCGCGTACATCGTGATGGGCTCCAAGCAGCTCGGCGCCGACATCAACCTGGCCTGGCCGACCGCCGAGATCGCGGTGATGGGCGGCCAGGGCGCCGTGAACATCCTCTACCGGGCCGAGATCAAGAAGGCCGAGGCCGCCAACGAGGATGTCGCGGCCGTGCGCAGCCGCCTGGCCAACGAGTACACCTACAACGTGGCCAGCCCGTTCCTGGCCGCCGAACGCGGCGAGCTGGACGGCGTCATCGAACCGGCGGCGACGCGGGTGTCGGTGGTGAAGGCCCTGCGGGCGCTTCGCACCAAGCGCGCCAGCCTGCCGGCCAAGAAGCACGGGAACATCCCGCTGTAG
- a CDS encoding biotin--[acetyl-CoA-carboxylase] ligase, giving the protein MEFPISRSVGARFEYLPEAGSTNDVLVTRATGPDAAAWPDLSVIVTDNQTGGRGRLGRVWMAPSGKSLAVSVLLRPRLASGPLPVNRFGWFPLLAGAAMTRAVRAVVDAAAPDGTDGEEAPRHEVTLKWPNDVLIDGYKVSGVLSELLPDASGLCIGTGLNLALDEHDLPTLTSTSLMLVTGSVPDPDAVLAAYLTSLSTLVTKFLEHGADPDASGLRAEVSELCGTLGSAVRVELPGGNDLVGTAVGLDVDGRLIVEDQTNGELQAVAAGDVTHLRY; this is encoded by the coding sequence ATGGAATTTCCGATCAGCAGGTCCGTCGGGGCCCGGTTCGAGTACCTCCCGGAGGCCGGCTCGACCAACGACGTGCTGGTGACCCGGGCGACGGGGCCGGATGCCGCGGCCTGGCCCGACCTGTCGGTCATCGTCACCGACAACCAGACCGGCGGCCGCGGCAGGCTCGGCCGGGTCTGGATGGCGCCCAGCGGCAAGTCGTTGGCCGTCTCGGTGCTCCTGCGCCCCCGCTTGGCCTCCGGACCATTGCCGGTCAACCGGTTCGGCTGGTTCCCGCTCCTGGCTGGCGCGGCGATGACCCGGGCCGTCCGAGCTGTCGTGGACGCCGCCGCGCCCGACGGCACCGACGGCGAGGAGGCCCCCCGGCACGAGGTCACGCTCAAGTGGCCCAACGATGTCCTCATCGACGGCTACAAGGTCTCCGGGGTGCTGTCCGAGCTGCTGCCGGACGCAAGCGGGCTGTGCATCGGTACCGGCTTGAACCTGGCCCTGGACGAACACGACCTTCCCACGCTCACCTCCACCTCCCTGATGCTGGTCACCGGCAGCGTGCCAGACCCGGATGCGGTGCTGGCCGCCTACCTCACCAGCCTCAGCACTCTTGTGACAAAGTTCCTCGAGCACGGAGCCGACCCCGACGCCAGCGGCCTCCGCGCGGAGGTCAGCGAGCTGTGCGGCACGCTGGGCAGCGCCGTGCGGGTGGAACTGCCCGGCGGCAACGACCTGGTCGGCACCGCAGTCGGCCTGGATGTCGACGGCCGGCTGATCGTGGAAGACCAGACCAACGGCGAGCTGCAGGCCGTGGCCGCGGGAGACGTGACGCATCTGAGGTATTAA
- a CDS encoding GtrA family protein, whose amino-acid sequence MTPRRHRLFAFAAQLAKFGMVGLVGFAVDVTVFNLLRSTIFSPENLDSGPIWAKVVSTVLAILANWVGNRYWTFSKNRQSQTLREGLEFFFVSFIGMGIGLACLWVSHYVLGYTSVVADNISSNVVGLLLGAVFRFVLYRYWVFAPDRRTRVIAPATAPVSGPVPATTGSLRLATRPES is encoded by the coding sequence ATGACGCCCCGCAGACACCGACTCTTCGCGTTCGCCGCGCAGCTTGCCAAGTTCGGCATGGTCGGACTCGTGGGCTTCGCCGTCGATGTGACGGTGTTCAACCTGCTGCGCTCGACGATCTTCTCGCCGGAGAACCTGGACTCCGGGCCGATCTGGGCCAAGGTCGTCTCAACGGTCCTCGCCATCCTGGCCAACTGGGTGGGCAACCGGTACTGGACGTTCTCGAAGAACCGGCAGTCTCAGACCCTGCGCGAGGGACTGGAGTTCTTCTTCGTCAGCTTCATCGGCATGGGCATCGGCCTGGCTTGCCTGTGGGTGAGCCACTACGTGCTCGGTTACACCAGCGTCGTCGCCGACAACATCTCGTCCAACGTGGTCGGGCTCCTGCTCGGTGCCGTATTCCGGTTCGTGCTCTACCGCTACTGGGTGTTCGCCCCCGACCGCCGCACCCGGGTCATAGCGCCGGCCACGGCACCCGTATCCGGTCCCGTTCCGGCCACGACGGGCTCGTTACGGCTGGCGACCCGTCCAGAAAGCTGA
- a CDS encoding PH domain-containing protein, translating to MTNPASTPPGAAPAAAPPEVVVARLRSHARALFWPTLVLIGVCGATGYFYGSFAEPWENVLVLVGAALVVVLFWLIPLIAWLTRRYTVTTRRLIVVHGIFVHVRQELLHSRGYDVSVQRTWLQSLFRSGTVRINSGLEHPLLLRDVPDAGLLQRVLQDLMERSQTVMSTRRQEQSAFGEESAFWTGRQP from the coding sequence ATGACCAACCCAGCCAGCACGCCCCCCGGTGCCGCGCCGGCGGCCGCCCCGCCCGAGGTGGTCGTAGCCCGGCTGCGCTCGCACGCCCGTGCGCTCTTCTGGCCCACACTCGTCCTGATCGGGGTGTGCGGTGCCACCGGCTACTTCTACGGCAGTTTCGCGGAGCCCTGGGAGAACGTGCTGGTGCTGGTCGGGGCCGCGCTCGTGGTGGTGCTGTTCTGGCTGATCCCGCTGATCGCCTGGCTCACCCGGCGCTACACCGTGACCACCCGGCGCCTTATCGTGGTGCACGGCATCTTCGTGCACGTGCGCCAGGAGCTGCTGCACAGCCGCGGCTACGATGTCAGCGTGCAGCGCACCTGGCTGCAGTCGCTGTTCCGGTCGGGCACCGTGCGGATCAATTCCGGCCTGGAGCATCCGCTGCTGCTGCGCGATGTGCCCGATGCCGGGCTGCTGCAGCGTGTTCTGCAGGACCTGATGGAACGCTCGCAGACCGTGATGAGCACCAGACGCCAGGAACAGTCGGCGTTCGGCGAGGAATCAGCTTTCTGGACGGGTCGCCAGCCGTAA
- the purE gene encoding 5-(carboxyamino)imidazole ribonucleotide mutase codes for MGSDSDWNVMSDAAALLKDFGVAHEVQVVSAHRTPEKMIRYGQDAQSRGLKVIIAGAGGAAHLPGMLAAVTTLPVVGVPVPLGRLDGLDSLLSIVQMPAGVPVATVSIGGARNAALIAVKILATADDSLRLKLEGYAADLAEQVEQKNTALQAKL; via the coding sequence ATGGGATCCGACTCCGACTGGAACGTCATGAGCGACGCCGCGGCGCTGCTGAAGGACTTCGGCGTGGCCCACGAGGTGCAGGTCGTCTCTGCGCACCGCACACCCGAGAAGATGATCCGTTACGGCCAGGATGCGCAGTCCCGCGGCCTCAAGGTGATCATCGCCGGAGCGGGCGGCGCTGCCCACCTCCCGGGCATGCTCGCCGCGGTGACCACCCTGCCCGTCGTGGGCGTTCCCGTTCCGCTCGGCCGGCTGGACGGCCTCGACTCCCTGTTGTCGATCGTGCAGATGCCCGCGGGCGTTCCGGTGGCGACGGTGTCGATCGGCGGCGCGCGCAACGCGGCGCTGATCGCCGTCAAGATCCTGGCCACGGCCGATGACTCCCTGCGCCTCAAGTTGGAAGGCTACGCCGCGGACCTGGCCGAGCAGGTGGAGCAGAAGAACACGGCCCTGCAAGCGAAACTATGA
- a CDS encoding 5-(carboxyamino)imidazole ribonucleotide synthase: protein MNARTEIGEQMSTIVGVIGGGQLARMMIPAAVNLGLDLRVLAEADGMSAALAAVSVGDYRDLDTVLAFADTVDVITFDHEHVPQAVLRELVARGVSVHPGPDALLYAQDKLLMRERLTELGLPVPDWARVQDADELAAFLADHGGRAVVKTARGGYDGKGVRVVQHAHEADDWFLALAEDGNAGALLVEELVDFRRELAQVVARRPSGEIAIWPVVETVQLDGVCAEVIAPAPKSAGRLSDVAADIAERVAEGIGVTGVLAVELFETTDGRLLVNELAMRPHNSGHWSIDGAVTSQFEQHLRAVLDLPLGGTGLREPWSVMVNVLGGPVEGSMADRYPAAFAEQPLVKVHNYGKDPRPGRKIGHVTASGADLDSVTYQARATAAFFQD, encoded by the coding sequence ATGAACGCTCGCACAGAAATTGGTGAACAGATGAGCACGATCGTTGGTGTGATCGGCGGAGGCCAGCTGGCCCGCATGATGATCCCCGCCGCGGTGAACCTGGGCCTGGACCTGCGGGTGCTCGCCGAGGCCGACGGGATGTCCGCCGCGCTCGCCGCGGTGTCGGTAGGGGACTACCGCGACCTGGACACCGTGCTGGCCTTCGCCGACACCGTCGACGTCATCACCTTCGACCACGAACACGTTCCGCAGGCTGTGCTGCGCGAGCTCGTCGCGCGTGGGGTGAGCGTGCACCCGGGTCCGGATGCGCTCCTCTACGCCCAGGACAAGCTCCTCATGCGCGAACGGCTCACCGAACTCGGGCTCCCCGTTCCCGACTGGGCGCGCGTGCAGGACGCCGACGAACTCGCTGCCTTCCTGGCCGATCACGGCGGCCGGGCGGTCGTCAAGACGGCCCGCGGCGGCTACGACGGCAAAGGCGTCCGGGTCGTGCAGCACGCCCACGAGGCCGACGACTGGTTCCTCGCGCTCGCCGAAGACGGCAATGCCGGCGCCCTCCTGGTGGAGGAGCTCGTCGACTTCCGCCGGGAACTCGCCCAGGTCGTGGCCCGGCGCCCGTCCGGCGAGATCGCGATCTGGCCCGTGGTGGAGACCGTGCAGTTGGACGGCGTCTGCGCCGAGGTCATCGCCCCCGCACCGAAGTCCGCGGGCCGGCTGAGCGACGTGGCCGCCGACATTGCCGAACGGGTCGCAGAAGGCATCGGCGTCACCGGCGTGCTCGCCGTCGAACTCTTCGAGACCACGGATGGCCGGCTGCTCGTGAACGAGCTCGCCATGCGCCCGCACAACAGCGGCCACTGGTCGATCGACGGGGCCGTCACGAGCCAGTTCGAGCAGCACCTGCGTGCCGTGCTCGACCTGCCGCTGGGCGGAACGGGCCTGCGCGAACCGTGGTCAGTGATGGTGAACGTGCTCGGCGGCCCGGTGGAGGGCAGCATGGCCGACCGTTACCCCGCCGCGTTCGCCGAGCAGCCGCTGGTCAAGGTGCACAACTACGGCAAGGACCCGCGTCCGGGGCGCAAGATCGGCCATGTCACGGCATCCGGCGCGGATTTGGACTCGGTCACCTACCAGGCGCGTGCCACTGCGGCGTTTTTCCAGGACTGA
- a CDS encoding acyl-CoA carboxylase subunit epsilon yields MTDTELPAGFDPADLTFITTGVTDQEAAAVTAVLRAMLRAESDNLRAAPDESRSPWQDSARAIREPLARGDERWRGFTA; encoded by the coding sequence ATGACCGACACAGAGCTCCCGGCCGGCTTCGACCCGGCCGACCTGACCTTCATCACCACCGGCGTCACCGACCAGGAGGCCGCCGCGGTGACGGCCGTGCTGCGGGCGATGCTGCGGGCCGAGTCAGACAACTTGCGCGCCGCTCCGGACGAGAGCCGCAGCCCCTGGCAGGACAGTGCGCGCGCCATCCGCGAGCCGTTGGCCCGCGGCGACGAACGTTGGCGGGGCTTCACGGCCTAG
- the rfbB gene encoding dTDP-glucose 4,6-dehydratase produces MKILVTGGAGFIGSNFVRRTLQDAYPGLEGAEVVVLDALTYSGNLENLAPVADSPRYSFVKGDIRDGALLDTLFPGLDAVVHFAAESHVDRSVRDASIFVETNVLGTQQLLDAALRNDLPRFVHVSTDEVYGSIAEGSWNEERALEPNSPYSASKAGSDLLARSYHRTHGLNVSITRCSNNYGPYHFPEKVIPLFVTNLIDDLHVPLYGEGNNIRDWLHVDDHTRAIAMVLVKGRAGEIYNIGGGTELTNVELTQLLLDATGKDWSYVDRVADRLGHDLRYSVDISKIQAELGYSPEVPFAQGLADVVQWYRDNRSWWEPLKARAALS; encoded by the coding sequence ATGAAGATCCTCGTTACCGGCGGCGCCGGTTTCATCGGCTCGAACTTTGTTCGCCGCACCCTGCAGGACGCCTACCCGGGCCTGGAAGGCGCTGAGGTGGTCGTTCTCGACGCCCTCACCTACTCCGGGAACCTGGAGAACCTGGCCCCCGTGGCCGACTCCCCCCGGTACTCCTTCGTCAAGGGGGACATCCGTGACGGTGCCCTGCTCGACACTCTCTTCCCCGGCCTGGACGCCGTGGTGCACTTCGCTGCGGAGTCCCACGTGGACCGGTCCGTCCGCGACGCGTCGATCTTCGTCGAGACCAACGTGCTCGGCACCCAGCAGCTGCTCGACGCGGCGCTGCGCAACGACCTGCCCCGGTTCGTGCACGTGTCCACCGACGAGGTCTACGGCTCCATCGCCGAGGGCTCCTGGAACGAAGAGCGGGCCCTCGAGCCCAACTCCCCGTACTCCGCGTCGAAGGCCGGAAGCGACCTGCTCGCCCGCAGCTACCACCGCACCCACGGCCTGAACGTGTCGATCACGCGCTGCTCGAACAACTACGGCCCGTACCACTTCCCCGAGAAGGTCATCCCGCTGTTCGTGACCAACCTCATCGACGACCTGCACGTTCCCCTCTACGGCGAGGGCAACAACATCCGCGACTGGCTGCACGTGGACGACCACACCCGCGCCATCGCCATGGTGCTGGTCAAAGGCCGCGCGGGCGAGATCTACAACATCGGCGGCGGCACCGAGCTGACCAACGTCGAGCTCACCCAGCTGCTCCTCGACGCGACCGGTAAGGACTGGTCCTACGTCGACCGCGTCGCCGACCGCCTCGGCCACGACCTGCGCTACTCCGTGGACATCTCGAAGATCCAGGCCGAACTCGGCTACTCTCCCGAGGTGCCCTTCGCCCAGGGCCTGGCCGACGTCGTGCAGTGGTACCGCGACAACCGCTCCTGGTGGGAACCGCTCAAGGCCCGCGCGGCGCTGAGCTAG
- a CDS encoding LCP family protein: MSQASSPIRYPNTGSSQVMTRRAWWLVVLNIIIPGSVQVLAGSRKLGRFGLRATLTLLVAAAVAAIVYAVNPEILLTIATNSIALWVLAIALVFYAVVWMILTFDTMRLIRLIKARPKMRPFIAGLATVAMVAVAGSAGYGAYFATTTSGFLSSVFAAGPSEPPVDGRYNILLLGGDAGADRLGMRPDSTSVVSIDAETGKADIIGLPRDLENVPFPEDSPLYASYPNGYGYDDTCDVDVCQLNSIYTEVELKSPDMYPDAVSEGSEPGIEAMRDAASGVTGLTIQYYVLIDMQGFAQLIDALGGVDINVAERLPIGGQEDDLSDVEGWVEAGQQHMDGFTALWYGRARHGSSDYDRMSRQRVLQEAILKQFNPANVLTKFQGVAQAGEEVVKTDVPQGMLGYFTTLAAKTKELPVGAVELVPDNGVDPTDPDYDYIAGLIDAALNPVVETPAP, encoded by the coding sequence ATGAGCCAGGCCAGCAGCCCGATCCGGTACCCGAACACCGGCTCAAGCCAGGTCATGACCCGCCGGGCCTGGTGGCTCGTGGTGCTCAACATCATCATCCCGGGCTCAGTGCAGGTGCTGGCCGGCAGCCGGAAACTCGGCCGGTTCGGCCTGCGCGCCACCCTGACCCTGCTGGTTGCGGCAGCGGTCGCCGCGATCGTCTACGCCGTGAATCCTGAGATTCTGCTCACGATCGCCACCAACTCCATCGCCCTCTGGGTGCTGGCCATCGCGCTGGTGTTCTACGCCGTGGTGTGGATGATCCTGACCTTCGACACCATGCGCCTGATCCGGCTCATCAAGGCGCGGCCCAAGATGCGCCCGTTCATCGCCGGCCTGGCCACCGTGGCCATGGTCGCGGTCGCCGGCAGCGCCGGCTACGGCGCCTACTTCGCCACCACGACGAGCGGATTCCTCTCCTCCGTCTTCGCCGCCGGCCCCTCCGAACCACCCGTCGACGGCCGTTACAACATTCTGCTCCTCGGCGGCGACGCCGGCGCCGACCGTCTGGGCATGCGCCCCGACAGCACCTCGGTGGTGAGCATCGACGCCGAGACCGGCAAAGCCGACATCATCGGGTTGCCCCGCGACCTCGAGAACGTGCCGTTCCCGGAGGACTCCCCGCTCTACGCGTCCTACCCGAACGGCTACGGCTACGACGATACCTGCGACGTGGACGTCTGCCAGCTCAATTCGATCTACACCGAGGTCGAGCTCAAGAGCCCGGACATGTACCCGGACGCGGTCTCGGAGGGCAGCGAACCGGGCATCGAGGCCATGCGTGACGCCGCCAGCGGCGTCACCGGCCTGACGATCCAGTACTACGTCTTGATCGACATGCAGGGCTTCGCCCAGCTCATCGACGCCCTCGGCGGCGTCGACATCAACGTGGCGGAGCGGCTGCCCATCGGCGGCCAGGAGGACGACCTGAGCGATGTCGAGGGTTGGGTGGAAGCCGGACAGCAGCACATGGACGGTTTCACCGCCCTCTGGTACGGCCGGGCCCGGCACGGCTCGAGCGACTACGACCGGATGTCCCGCCAGCGTGTCCTGCAGGAAGCCATCCTCAAGCAGTTCAACCCCGCGAACGTGCTCACGAAGTTTCAGGGTGTGGCGCAGGCCGGTGAAGAGGTCGTCAAGACCGACGTGCCCCAGGGCATGCTCGGCTACTTCACCACCCTCGCGGCCAAGACCAAGGAACTGCCGGTGGGCGCCGTCGAACTGGTACCGGACAACGGCGTCGATCCGACCGACCCCGACTACGACTACATCGCCGGACTCATCGATGCGGCGCTCAACCCGGTCGTGGAGACGCCCGCACCCTGA
- the rfbD gene encoding dTDP-4-dehydrorhamnose reductase → MTRYLIAGAAGMLGRDLQTALAGRDVTAVDRTELDITNLAAVREAVTGFDVIINAAAYTAVDAAEEHEADAYLVNAIGPRNLAIGAAAVGAKLVQISTDYVFDGTGTSPYPEDTAIDPINAYGRTKAAGEQFVLTENPAGSFIVRTAWLYGAHGPNFGRTMLTLAAGRDTVSVVADQFGQPTWTVDLAAQIVALLDADAPAGIYHGTNAGQTSWFGFAQAVFESAGLDSERVRPTDSSTFVRPAARPSYSVLGHDAWAAAGLTPMRDWTEALADAAGRGAFDPS, encoded by the coding sequence ATGACCCGCTATCTGATCGCCGGGGCGGCCGGGATGCTCGGCCGCGATCTGCAGACGGCCCTCGCCGGACGCGACGTGACGGCCGTTGACCGCACCGAACTCGACATCACCAATCTCGCGGCAGTCCGCGAGGCGGTGACCGGGTTCGACGTGATCATCAACGCCGCCGCGTACACCGCGGTCGACGCGGCCGAGGAGCACGAGGCCGACGCCTACCTGGTGAACGCCATCGGCCCGCGCAACCTGGCGATCGGAGCGGCCGCTGTCGGCGCCAAGCTCGTACAGATCTCCACCGACTACGTCTTCGACGGCACCGGCACCAGCCCGTACCCCGAGGACACCGCGATCGACCCGATCAACGCCTACGGGCGCACCAAGGCCGCGGGCGAGCAGTTCGTTCTCACCGAGAACCCGGCGGGCAGCTTCATCGTGCGCACGGCCTGGCTCTACGGCGCCCACGGTCCCAACTTCGGCCGCACCATGCTGACCCTCGCCGCGGGCCGCGACACCGTCTCGGTGGTCGCCGACCAGTTCGGTCAGCCCACCTGGACCGTCGACCTGGCCGCCCAGATCGTGGCCCTGCTCGACGCGGATGCCCCCGCCGGGATCTACCACGGCACCAACGCCGGGCAGACCTCCTGGTTCGGCTTCGCACAGGCCGTGTTCGAAAGCGCCGGCCTGGACTCCGAGCGAGTACGGCCCACGGACAGCAGCACATTCGTGCGACCCGCCGCCCGGCCGTCCTACTCGGTCCTCGGGCACGACGCCTGGGCCGCGGCCGGCCTGACCCCGATGCGCGACTGGACCGAAGCCCTCGCCGACGCCGCCGGCCGCGGCGCCTTCGACCCGTCATGA
- a CDS encoding glycosyltransferase family 1 protein, with protein MITLRVVVDQLISPVPGGLGRYTEELTRSLISTAPTDCAVEGIVSAASAENYAQIEAALPGLAGLHKMALARRELSAAWQLGVATSAGHGLVHAPGLFAPLRRHDRARDETQVAVTVHDVLAWTHPESLTPTTVAWTKMMLKRARKHADAIVVPSHALADQLREVMDFGDRVRVIGGAVSSGLTLPTNSAAAEALAVSLKLPDQYILTAGTLEPRRAVTALITALGLPGAADLPLIVLGPDSWGDLTLASVADEAGLAPDRVRSMHGLTDQELALVMSRASVFVYPSLEEGFGLPIIQAFQFGTPVIHSDAPALVEAGGDAGFAVERGDAAGYPERLSAALGRVLGDTELATRLRIFGSDRAKAFTWRDTAERVWQLHADL; from the coding sequence ATGATCACCCTCCGGGTCGTCGTGGACCAGCTGATCTCGCCCGTTCCGGGCGGGCTCGGCCGGTACACCGAGGAACTCACCCGGTCGCTGATCAGCACGGCGCCGACGGACTGCGCGGTCGAAGGCATCGTCTCGGCCGCCAGCGCGGAGAACTACGCCCAGATCGAAGCCGCCCTGCCCGGGCTGGCCGGCCTGCACAAGATGGCGTTGGCCCGCCGCGAGCTGTCCGCTGCCTGGCAGCTGGGCGTAGCCACCTCGGCGGGTCACGGCCTCGTGCACGCCCCGGGCCTGTTTGCACCGCTCCGCCGGCACGACCGGGCCAGGGACGAGACGCAGGTGGCCGTGACGGTGCACGACGTGCTCGCCTGGACGCACCCGGAGTCGCTCACCCCCACCACCGTGGCCTGGACCAAGATGATGCTCAAGCGCGCCCGCAAGCACGCCGATGCCATCGTGGTGCCCAGCCACGCCCTCGCCGATCAGCTTCGGGAGGTCATGGACTTCGGTGACCGGGTGCGCGTCATCGGTGGCGCCGTCAGCAGTGGACTGACCCTCCCCACCAATTCGGCCGCAGCAGAGGCCCTGGCGGTGTCCCTGAAGCTCCCCGACCAGTACATCCTCACCGCCGGCACCCTCGAGCCGCGCCGTGCCGTCACGGCCCTCATCACGGCTCTGGGCCTTCCGGGCGCCGCCGACCTGCCGCTGATCGTCCTCGGCCCCGATTCCTGGGGCGATCTCACGCTGGCGTCGGTCGCCGACGAGGCGGGCCTTGCGCCCGACCGGGTGCGATCGATGCACGGGCTGACCGACCAGGAACTCGCGCTCGTCATGAGCCGAGCATCGGTGTTCGTCTACCCGAGCCTGGAGGAGGGCTTCGGCCTACCCATCATCCAGGCGTTCCAGTTCGGCACCCCGGTCATCCACTCCGACGCCCCCGCCCTGGTCGAGGCCGGCGGCGATGCGGGTTTCGCCGTGGAACGCGGTGACGCGGCCGGCTATCCCGAACGGCTGAGCGCGGCCCTGGGGCGCGTGCTCGGCGACACCGAGCTCGCCACGCGTCTGCGCATCTTCGGCAGCGACCGGGCCAAGGCCTTCACCTGGCGGGACACCGCCGAGCGGGTCTGGCAGCTGCACGCCGACCTCTGA
- a CDS encoding dTDP-4-dehydrorhamnose 3,5-epimerase family protein, translating to MQIRELSVPDSYEVTPKQFGDDRGVFLEWYRFDKLSEVVGHPLDLRQANTSVSSRGVVRGIHFADIPPGQAKYVTATHGAIIDFIVDIRVGSPTFGQWDSVLLDDVDRKAVYLAEGLGHAFVALTDKATVSYLVSSTYSAGAEHGINPLDEQVGLVFPSSAGELLLSPKDTDAPSLAEAAASGLLPEWNAARAYYDSLNERN from the coding sequence GTGCAGATTCGCGAACTCTCCGTCCCCGATTCCTACGAGGTGACCCCGAAGCAGTTCGGGGACGACCGGGGGGTCTTCCTCGAGTGGTACCGCTTCGACAAGCTCTCCGAGGTGGTCGGGCACCCGCTGGACCTGCGCCAGGCGAACACCAGCGTGTCCAGCCGCGGTGTGGTGCGCGGCATCCACTTCGCCGACATCCCGCCGGGACAGGCGAAGTACGTCACCGCCACGCACGGTGCGATCATCGACTTCATCGTCGACATCCGGGTGGGCTCGCCCACCTTCGGGCAGTGGGATTCGGTGCTGCTGGATGACGTGGACCGCAAGGCCGTGTACCTCGCCGAGGGCCTCGGCCACGCGTTCGTCGCGCTGACCGACAAGGCCACCGTGAGCTACCTGGTCTCCTCGACCTACAGCGCCGGCGCCGAACACGGCATCAACCCGCTCGACGAGCAGGTCGGCCTGGTCTTCCCCTCGTCGGCCGGCGAACTGTTGCTCTCGCCCAAGGACACCGACGCCCCGAGCCTCGCCGAGGCCGCCGCGAGCGGACTGCTTCCCGAGTGGAACGCCGCCCGCGCCTACTACGACTCGCTGAACGAACGGAACTAG